The nucleotide window GAAATTAAAAAGTCGATTCTCGAAAATGGAAATTCAATTGAAATTGACCATGATTCAATTCATTTTGATTGTAAAAACGAGCAGGAAATGTTAGCAAAAGCTGAGCAGATATCAGGAGAAATTGATGCTCCAAACGAAGATATTCGTTCCTTGCGTGCATTAATAATTTATGGATTGAAAGGACTCGCTGCCTATCAGGAACATGCCGAAAATTTGAATTATGAGGATAATTCTTTATATGAATTTGTTCAAAGAGCACTTGCAGCAACTATTGACGATAGTCTAAGCTTAGACGAAAATATTGCTTTAGTTCTGGAAACCGGAAAATTTGGCGTTGATGCCATGGCATTGTTAGACAAGGCAAACACTGAGACCTATGGAAATCCTGAAATTTCGGAGGTAAATATTGGAGTTAGCGACAAACCTGGTATTTTGATTAGCGGACACGACCTGAAGGATATGGAGGAACTTTTGAAACAAACTGATGGTACCGGTGTTGATGTATATACACACTCCGAAATGCTTCCGGCAAATTATTATCCGGCTTTTAAAAAGTATAAGCATTTTGTAGGAAATTATGGAAATGCTTGGTGGCAGCAGGATAAAGAATTTGAACAATTCAACGGTCCTATTTTAATGACTACCAATTGTTTGGTTCCACCAAAAAAATCTTATATCGACAGAGTTTACACAACCGGGCCGGTTCAGTTCGATGGACTAACTCATATTGCTGATAGAAATAATGGTAGCGAAAAAGATTTTTCTCAAATTATTGAACATGCCAAAAAGTGCGAAGCCCCAATTGAAATTGAAACAGGTAAAATTGTAGGCGGATTTGCTCACAATCAAGTAATTCAATTAGCAGACAAAGTTGTAGATGCTGTTAAATCAGGTGATATTAAAAAGTTTGTTGTAATGGCCGGTTGCGATGGTCGCCAAAAATCGAGAAAGTATTACACTGAATTTGCCGAACAAATGCCAAACGATTCGGTAATTCTTACAGCAGGTTGTGCAAAATTTAGATATAACAAATTAGAACTTGGCGATATTGGCGGAATTCCCCGAATTTTAGATGCAGGGCAATGCAATGATTCTTACTCACTGGTAGTTATAGCACTTAAATTGAAAGAAGTTTTTGGTTTGGATGATATAAATGAATTGCCAATTGCTTATAACATCGCCTGGTATGAGCAAAAAGCTGTAATAGTTCTATTAGCATTATTATACCTTGGGGTAAAAAATATACATTTGGGACCTACACTTCCTGCATTTTTATCTCAGAATGTAACAAAAGTATTGGTAGATAATTTTGGAATTGCTGGAATATCAACAGTGGAGAAGGATTTACTCGAGTTGGTTGGATAATTCACAAATCTAACTTTACTGAATTATTTTTACAGTGATTCATTGTTAAAGACCTGTCTGAATTTTATATTTGGATGGGTCTTTTTTTTCTGGCTTATTCATTTATTTGCTTAGGAGTTGTAATATTTGAAAAATCTCAGCAAAACAATAAATAGTGCCTCTAAGAAAACAGTTCAAAATTAAAAACATCTCTTTTTGCGATATTTCTATTTTTTTCATTTGTTTAATACAAAAGCATTTACTGCATGAAAGAAAATAGAAATATCATCAAAAATAAATTGTTTTATAAAAATTGCCTGTTTTCTTAGAACCACTAAATAACAAAATTGTGAAACAAAGTTTAAAATTTTAAATAAATCTTTATTTTTATGGCAAAATTTATGTTATGAGAAATATTGTATTAATTCTTAGTTTTCAGCTTATTATGATTAATTTGTTATTTTCTTCCACTATTTCATTGGAAAAAATTGAACCCATGTTTTGGTGGACAAAAATGAAAAATCCGAATCTTCAGTTGATGGTCTATGGTAAAAATATTGCTGAAACAAAGGCGTATATAGATTATGCCGGAGTCGAAATAAAAAAACAAAGCCAGGTAGAAAATCCGAATTACTTGTTTGTCGATTTAATAATTTCTAAAAATGCCAAAGCCGGGAAATTTTATATCTCCTTCAAAAAAGGGAAAAAAGTAATAGAAAAGTTCGAATATGAATTGAAAGCAAGAAAAGACGATTCTCAAAATCGGGATGGTTTTAATAGTTCTGATGCCATATATTTATTAATGCCTGATCGTTTCTCGAACGGAAATCCCGCAAACGATAATGTGAACGGAATGCTTGAAAAGTCGAATAGAACTAAGCCACTTGGCAGGCACGGTGGCGACATCCAAGGAATAGAAAATCATTTAGATTATCTTGAAGAATTGGGCATTACCGCACTTTGGTTAAATCCTCTGCTCGAAAACAATATGCCGGTAGAATCTTATCATGGCTATGCAATCACCGATTTTTATAAAACTGATACTCGTTTCGGAACAAATGAAGATTATCTCAGACTTGTTGAAAAATGTCATAGTCATGGAATAAAGGTAATTATTGATTTGATTTTTAATCATTGCGGTAGTAAGCATTGGTGGATGAATGATTTGCCAATGCAAAATTGGATTCATCAGTTTCCTGAATTTACTCGATCAAATTATAGAGCCGGTACTATTGTTGATCCATATGCCTCTGATTTTGACAAAAATAAAATGCAAACAGGTTGGTTCGACAAAACCATGCCCGACCTGAATCAAAACAACGAATTTCTTTCTAATTATTTAATACAAAACAGTATTTGGTGGATAGAATATGCCAATCTTGATGGCGTTAGAATGGATACTTATCCATATCCATACAAAAATATGATGACTAAATGGGCAAAACGAGTAATGGCTGAATACCCGAATTTTAATATAGTAGGGGAGGCATGGCTTGGCAAACCATCTTTGGTTTCATATTGGCAAAAAGATGCACTTAATTTTGATGGTTTCAACTCTCATTTACCGAGTGTTTTTGATTTTCCGCTTATGTATAAATTGAGCTCAGCTTTTAACGAAAACGATGGATGGGACACAGGTTTGAGCAGTTTGTACGATATTCTTGGAGAAGACTTTTTGTACCCAAATCCCGACAATCTTGTAACATTTCTCGACAATCATGATGGAGATAGGTTTTTCAATAAAATCAATGGAATTTTTAATAGCTATAAAATGGCTACGGCTTTTTTGTTGACAATCAGAGGGATACCACAAATTTATTATGGCACCGAAATTCTGATGGACGGAAAAGAGCATGTAAGTCATGGAGATATTCGTAAAGATTTTCCGGGAGGTTGGGAAAACGATAAAGAAAATGCTTTTCTACAAAGTGGTAGAAGTAAAAAGCAAGACGAAGCTTTCAACTATATGTCGAAATTGTTGAACTGGCGAAAAAACAATGAAGTAATTCATACCGGAAATTTGAAGCATTTTATTCCCGAGAATGGAATTTATGTTTATTTCAGATACAATTCTGAGAATGCTGTTATGGTAATATTAAATAATAATGATAAATCTAAAACCATTGATACCAAAAGGTTTAACGAATGTTTAGCAAATTATAATTCTGGTTCTGAAATAATCACCGACAAGGAATTGTTAGACATTTCAACAATTTCGATTGGCAAAAAATCTGCAATGATAATTGAATTGAAAAAGTGATACTGGGATTTTAGAGTTTTGCAATTGAAGAAAGATTTAATGAAAGCAAATTCTGTGTAAAGGTTAGTATATTCTCTTCTAATATGAATTAAAAAATAAATAGAATGAAAAAATTACCATTGTTTTTACTAATATTATTTCTATTCAATTCTTGTAATCAAGTAGCTGAAAAAATAGAAGCATCAGAAAATGCCAGATTTGAAAAACTTGCTAGTCCCATTACTTTAAATAATTCTATAAGCGAGATAAATTTAGCTGATTATTTCCCACAAGTTTCGGATATTGATTCATTTACATTTGAACATTCTTTCGAGCAGATTTCTTATGAAAATGGAATAATCAAAATAAAATCAGATGCTAAAAATATTCCTTTTTTGAGCACACAAAACATTTGGGCAAAAGGTGAAATTTATTCAATTCTCCTTAAAAAATCGAGTAAAATATTTCAAAAAGTCGTTTTTGATCCGAATAAAAAGAGTTACGAAAAAGTTCAACTTAAAGGCGAAATGAATGCCTGGAATGCCTCAGCTACCTATTTAGAATTTGAAAATGGAATTTGGCATACCGGATTTTTTCTTTCGCCAGGAAAATATTCCTACCAATTTGTGGTTGATGACCGCCCAATTTTAGATCCAAACAATCCTGATTCTGTTGATAATAATATTGGTGGCTTTAACTCAGTTCTCATGGTTGGCGAAATCAGTAAAACTAAGCCTATACTTTCCACAATTAAATCTTATGGCTCCGAAATTCTGATAGAGAGCGAATTTTCTGTTGATGAAGTTTTTGTGTTTTGGCAAAATTTCAGATTAAATGAAAATCAATATTCTGTAGAGAACAATCAAATTAAAATAAATATCCCGGAACAATCGAAACAATCTCAACGATCGTACATAAGAGTTTGGGCGTTTAATGGTTCCGGAGTTTCAAACGATTTGTTAATACCTTTATCAAAAAATAGTATAGTTTCCAAAACTACGGAATTAAATAGAGCCGACTGGTATTCATCAATAATCTATAATATTATGGTTGATCGTTTCAATAATGGAAACATTCAAAACGACCAGCCAACAAAAAATCCCGACATATTGCCAAAAGCTAATTATTTTGGAGGTGATATTGAGGGAATTAAGAAAAAAATCTCAGATGGTTATTTTTCCAATTTAGGAATAAATACTATTTGGATTTCACCAATCGTACAAAATGCACTCGGTGCATATGGCGAGTTTCCTGAACCTTTCACTCGATTTTCAGCTTATCATGGATATTGGCCAACATCTTTCACAAAAATTGATTTTCATTTTGGAACTTCTCAGGACTTTCATAATTTGGTAGAAACAGCTCACAACAGTAATCTTAATATCCTTTTAGATTTTGTAGCAAATCATGTTCACGAAAAACATCCTATTTACAAAAAACATCCTGATTGGGCTACCTCATTGTATTTGCCCGATGGTACTTTAAATACCGAAAAGTGGGACGAACACCGACTCACAACCTGGTTTGATACTTTTTTGCCAACATTAGATTTATCGAAACCCGAAGTTTATGAAATGCTCTCAGACTCAGCAGTTTTCTGGATAAAAGAATACAATATAGACGGATTTAGGCACGATGCAACCAAACATATTCCAGAAGTTTTTTGGCGTACACTAACAAAAAAATTAAAACTCCAAATCAGAAATACTAATAGTAATATTTATCAAATTGGGGAAACCTATGGAACTCGTGAATTGATAGGAACTTATATTAATTCTGGCGAACTCGATGCACAGTTCGATTTTAATATTTATGACGATGCTGTGGCTGTTTTTGCAAAAGACGATGAGTCTTTTGAGAGGCTTTCAAATTCTTTGAACGAAAGTTTTAAATATTACGGAAATCATCATTTGATGGGAAATATTACAGGAAATCAAGACCGACCGAGATTTATCACCTATGCCAGCGGAGCAATAACTTTTGCAGAAGACTCGAAAAAAGCCGGTTGGACCAGAGAAATAAATGTTGAGGACAAAATTGGCTATAAAAAAATGGCTTTACTTTCGGCATTTGTGATGACAATTCCGGGAATTCCTATAATTTTTTATGGCGACGAATTTGGTATGGTTGGAGCAAACGACCCCGACAATAGAAGAATGATGAGGTTCGATAATTTGAACGATGATGAAAATATACTTCGAGATATTACTTCAAAGCTAATTAGTTTAAGAAAAAATAATCTGCCATTGATTTATGGCGATACCAAAATATTGAAAGTTACAAAAAAAACCTTTGTATTTGCAAGAACATATTTCGATCAAATTGCAATAGTAGTTTTCAATAAATCGAATAATTCTAATACTATTGATTTTGAAATTCCTGATCGATTCTCAGGCAAAAAATTCAAAGCCAGTTTTAATTCTAAATGGAAAATTTCTGAAAATAATATGGAGATTGAAATTGCAGGGAATTCTTTTGAAGTAATTCTATTTTAGTAATTTCAAACTAACTAGTGTATCTAAGAAAACAGGCAATTTTTATAAAATAATTTATTTTAAAGAGATTTCTATTTTCTTTCATGCAGTAAATGCTTTTGTATTAGACAAATGAAAAAAATAGAAATATCGCAAAAAGAGATATTTTTAATTTTGAACTGTTTTCTTAGATA belongs to Bacteroidota bacterium and includes:
- the hcp gene encoding hydroxylamine reductase, which gives rise to MSMFCYQCQEAAKGIACTGSKGVCGVTDSVIHLQDFAIHMLKGLAACNIEARKLQIENQEIDKHVYETLFKTITNVSFSQDDFVQNIEKTIRLRNEIKKSILENGNSIEIDHDSIHFDCKNEQEMLAKAEQISGEIDAPNEDIRSLRALIIYGLKGLAAYQEHAENLNYEDNSLYEFVQRALAATIDDSLSLDENIALVLETGKFGVDAMALLDKANTETYGNPEISEVNIGVSDKPGILISGHDLKDMEELLKQTDGTGVDVYTHSEMLPANYYPAFKKYKHFVGNYGNAWWQQDKEFEQFNGPILMTTNCLVPPKKSYIDRVYTTGPVQFDGLTHIADRNNGSEKDFSQIIEHAKKCEAPIEIETGKIVGGFAHNQVIQLADKVVDAVKSGDIKKFVVMAGCDGRQKSRKYYTEFAEQMPNDSVILTAGCAKFRYNKLELGDIGGIPRILDAGQCNDSYSLVVIALKLKEVFGLDDINELPIAYNIAWYEQKAVIVLLALLYLGVKNIHLGPTLPAFLSQNVTKVLVDNFGIAGISTVEKDLLELVG
- a CDS encoding glycoside hydrolase family 13 protein; this translates as MRNIVLILSFQLIMINLLFSSTISLEKIEPMFWWTKMKNPNLQLMVYGKNIAETKAYIDYAGVEIKKQSQVENPNYLFVDLIISKNAKAGKFYISFKKGKKVIEKFEYELKARKDDSQNRDGFNSSDAIYLLMPDRFSNGNPANDNVNGMLEKSNRTKPLGRHGGDIQGIENHLDYLEELGITALWLNPLLENNMPVESYHGYAITDFYKTDTRFGTNEDYLRLVEKCHSHGIKVIIDLIFNHCGSKHWWMNDLPMQNWIHQFPEFTRSNYRAGTIVDPYASDFDKNKMQTGWFDKTMPDLNQNNEFLSNYLIQNSIWWIEYANLDGVRMDTYPYPYKNMMTKWAKRVMAEYPNFNIVGEAWLGKPSLVSYWQKDALNFDGFNSHLPSVFDFPLMYKLSSAFNENDGWDTGLSSLYDILGEDFLYPNPDNLVTFLDNHDGDRFFNKINGIFNSYKMATAFLLTIRGIPQIYYGTEILMDGKEHVSHGDIRKDFPGGWENDKENAFLQSGRSKKQDEAFNYMSKLLNWRKNNEVIHTGNLKHFIPENGIYVYFRYNSENAVMVILNNNDKSKTIDTKRFNECLANYNSGSEIITDKELLDISTISIGKKSAMIIELKK
- a CDS encoding alpha-amylase; translation: MKKLPLFLLILFLFNSCNQVAEKIEASENARFEKLASPITLNNSISEINLADYFPQVSDIDSFTFEHSFEQISYENGIIKIKSDAKNIPFLSTQNIWAKGEIYSILLKKSSKIFQKVVFDPNKKSYEKVQLKGEMNAWNASATYLEFENGIWHTGFFLSPGKYSYQFVVDDRPILDPNNPDSVDNNIGGFNSVLMVGEISKTKPILSTIKSYGSEILIESEFSVDEVFVFWQNFRLNENQYSVENNQIKINIPEQSKQSQRSYIRVWAFNGSGVSNDLLIPLSKNSIVSKTTELNRADWYSSIIYNIMVDRFNNGNIQNDQPTKNPDILPKANYFGGDIEGIKKKISDGYFSNLGINTIWISPIVQNALGAYGEFPEPFTRFSAYHGYWPTSFTKIDFHFGTSQDFHNLVETAHNSNLNILLDFVANHVHEKHPIYKKHPDWATSLYLPDGTLNTEKWDEHRLTTWFDTFLPTLDLSKPEVYEMLSDSAVFWIKEYNIDGFRHDATKHIPEVFWRTLTKKLKLQIRNTNSNIYQIGETYGTRELIGTYINSGELDAQFDFNIYDDAVAVFAKDDESFERLSNSLNESFKYYGNHHLMGNITGNQDRPRFITYASGAITFAEDSKKAGWTREINVEDKIGYKKMALLSAFVMTIPGIPIIFYGDEFGMVGANDPDNRRMMRFDNLNDDENILRDITSKLISLRKNNLPLIYGDTKILKVTKKTFVFARTYFDQIAIVVFNKSNNSNTIDFEIPDRFSGKKFKASFNSKWKISENNMEIEIAGNSFEVILF